In the Alteromonas sp. M12 genome, one interval contains:
- a CDS encoding phosphatidate cytidylyltransferase: MLKQRIITAVILAPLALICILFLPLLGFEIFIALVVGLGGYEWANMSSIKPRPQKALYAFFILFCCLFLVYWVPTQNIWYQGALNSLYVYILGVAAIWWFVSLLMIIAYPRFSAIWRTSKAIRCLFGLFTLIPTFVSVVSLRSHMYDIDPLYGVSLIFYVLGIVWAADIGAFFVGVKFGRHKLRPNVSPGKTLEGLAGGIAASTAIIAFAALHYQVDPGRIWMHVLIGGLTVGVSALGDLNESMFKRCAGIKDSGKILPGHGGILDRIDSLTAAFPVFAYCYVLWMA, from the coding sequence ATGTTAAAACAGCGTATAATTACAGCAGTTATTTTAGCTCCTCTTGCGTTAATTTGTATTTTATTTTTACCACTATTAGGCTTTGAAATATTCATTGCCTTAGTGGTAGGTTTAGGCGGTTATGAGTGGGCTAATATGTCGAGTATTAAGCCTAGACCGCAAAAAGCTCTTTATGCTTTTTTCATTCTGTTCTGTTGTCTATTTTTAGTTTACTGGGTACCCACGCAAAATATTTGGTATCAAGGCGCTTTAAATAGTTTATATGTTTATATTTTAGGTGTGGCAGCAATCTGGTGGTTTGTTTCACTATTGATGATTATTGCTTACCCGCGCTTTTCAGCAATATGGCGAACGAGTAAAGCTATTCGGTGCTTATTCGGTTTGTTCACTCTAATCCCCACCTTTGTCTCTGTTGTCTCGTTACGCTCTCATATGTACGATATTGACCCCCTATATGGTGTGTCACTTATATTTTATGTTTTAGGTATTGTCTGGGCCGCAGATATTGGCGCTTTTTTTGTTGGCGTCAAATTCGGCCGACATAAACTACGCCCTAATGTTTCACCTGGCAAAACCTTAGAAGGCTTAGCAGGTGGTATTGCCGCTTCGACCGCGATTATTGCCTTTGCAGCGCTGCACTATCAAGTAGACCCCGGTAGAATATGGATGCATGTACTTATCGGTGGCTTAACCGTTGGAGTGTCAGCTTTAGGCGATCTAAACGAAAGTATGTTTAAACGCTGTGCTGGAATTAAAGATAGCGGTAAAATACTGCCTGGTCACGGTGGTATATTAGATCGTATCGATAGCCTCACCG